A window of the Nocardia sp. NBC_01329 genome harbors these coding sequences:
- a CDS encoding Hsp20/alpha crystallin family protein, which produces MGLLPAHREPLLPELHDLWNTFAPTGLGPMFSGHLLRVEDSVEDGRYTVRTEIPGVDPKKDIDVSVQGRQLVIKAERSEKKAENGHSEFSYGSFYRTVALPQNAETDKIEADYAQGILTVGVPLREPQETAKKIEVTTAD; this is translated from the coding sequence ATGGGACTGCTCCCCGCTCACCGTGAGCCACTGCTTCCGGAACTGCACGATCTGTGGAACACATTCGCCCCGACCGGTCTCGGGCCGATGTTCAGCGGGCACCTGCTACGTGTCGAGGACTCGGTCGAAGACGGTCGATACACCGTTCGCACGGAGATTCCCGGCGTCGATCCGAAGAAGGATATCGACGTGAGCGTCCAGGGACGCCAGCTGGTGATCAAGGCCGAACGATCGGAAAAGAAAGCCGAGAACGGCCATTCCGAGTTCAGCTACGGTTCGTTCTACCGCACCGTCGCGCTGCCCCAGAACGCGGAAACGGACAAGATCGAAGCCGACTACGCTCAGGGCATCCTCACTGTCGGCGTCCCCCTGCGGGAACCGCAGGAGACCGCCAAGAAGATCGAGGTCACCACCGCCGACTGA
- a CDS encoding winged helix-turn-helix transcriptional regulator: MLNGSIEGIASNILSDRLKKLVAAGILTKDDAARGQRARYSLTEAGIQTLPIIFALGNWGLDWRTGTRELRARQELMRAEGMPFIEDLMQDLRTRHLDAVPVGNGARVRSNGLPQRMTRSPASPATRGSNVPPAPAAERAEGEQLPTTTTAHRPLG, from the coding sequence CTGCTGAACGGATCGATCGAGGGCATCGCCTCGAACATCCTCAGCGACCGGCTCAAGAAGCTCGTCGCCGCAGGCATTTTGACCAAGGACGATGCCGCGCGTGGTCAACGCGCCCGCTACAGCCTCACCGAAGCCGGCATCCAGACCCTGCCGATCATCTTCGCGCTCGGGAACTGGGGCCTCGACTGGCGAACGGGAACGCGCGAGTTGCGGGCCCGCCAGGAACTCATGCGCGCGGAAGGGATGCCGTTCATCGAAGACCTCATGCAGGACCTGCGCACCCGGCATCTCGATGCCGTGCCGGTCGGGAACGGGGCCCGGGTCCGCTCGAACGGCTTGCCGCAGCGTATGACGCGGTCACCGGCGTCACCGGCGACCAGGGGCTCCAACGTCCCGCCGGCACCCGCGGCGGAACGGGCCGAAGGTGAACAGCTACCAACGACGACAACAGCTCACAGGCCACTGGGGTAA
- a CDS encoding alpha-ketoacid dehydrogenase subunit beta, whose product MTTTYRQALTDALREALDRDERVFLMGEDVGAYGGCFGVSRGLLDDYGPRRIRDTPLSESAFVGAGIGAAIAGRRPIVEIMTGNFSLLALDQILNNAATLRHMSGGQLDVPLVIRMATGAGRQLAAQHSHSLESFYAHLPGLRVLSAATVADARGMLWPALQDPDPVVIFEPIALYNSSGESRGPDTVTDIDTAEVARPGNDATVVAYGGTLHTALAAAEQLAETGVDAEVIDLRTLRPLDTATIVESVSRTHRLVTVDEGWGRVGIAAEIAAATAEHAYYDLDAPIRRVCTAEVPIPYARQLEEAALPSAGAVVVAVQEVVS is encoded by the coding sequence ATGACCACCACCTATCGGCAGGCCTTGACAGACGCGCTGCGTGAAGCCCTGGACCGCGATGAGCGGGTCTTCCTGATGGGCGAGGACGTGGGCGCCTACGGCGGGTGCTTCGGCGTCAGCCGCGGCCTTCTCGACGACTACGGGCCGCGCCGTATCCGGGATACTCCGTTGAGCGAATCGGCATTCGTCGGTGCGGGCATCGGGGCGGCGATCGCCGGCCGGCGCCCGATCGTGGAGATCATGACGGGCAACTTCAGCCTGCTCGCCCTGGACCAGATCCTCAACAACGCCGCCACCCTGCGCCATATGTCGGGCGGGCAACTCGATGTGCCGCTGGTGATCCGGATGGCCACCGGAGCCGGCCGCCAGCTCGCGGCGCAGCATTCGCACAGTCTCGAATCCTTCTACGCTCACCTGCCCGGCCTACGCGTACTGTCCGCGGCAACCGTGGCCGACGCCCGGGGCATGCTGTGGCCCGCCCTGCAGGATCCCGACCCGGTGGTGATATTCGAACCGATCGCGCTGTACAACAGCAGTGGCGAGTCCCGCGGCCCGGATACCGTCACCGATATCGATACCGCCGAAGTCGCCCGGCCGGGCAACGACGCCACCGTCGTCGCCTACGGGGGCACCCTGCACACCGCGCTGGCGGCCGCCGAGCAACTCGCCGAGACCGGCGTCGACGCAGAGGTGATCGATCTGCGCACACTGCGACCGCTCGATACGGCCACGATCGTGGAGTCCGTGAGCCGTACCCATCGTCTGGTGACCGTCGACGAGGGCTGGGGCCGGGTCGGGATCGCCGCCGAGATCGCCGCGGCCACCGCGGAGCACGCCTACTACGACCTGGACGCACCGATCCGGCGGGTGTGCACCGCCGAGGTGCCGATCCCCTATGCCCGCCAGCTCGAAGAGGCGGCCCTGCCCTCGGCCGGAGCCGTCGTCGTGGCAGTGCAGGAGGTGGTGAGCTGA
- a CDS encoding erythromycin esterase family protein, whose amino-acid sequence MSAPETGATRPGIFQDRREAGRALARLLEHYRGDPDVVVLGLARGGLPVAWEIAAALGAPMDAMIVRKLGAPDNPEFAIGALASDGRIVLNDDVVRALRLSAAQVREIARDEAAELARREAAYRSGRGPLEVAGRTVILVDDGLATGASMFAAVEAIRDAEPKQIVVAVAAAPESTCRELGAAVDELVCATMPSPFRAVGESYWDFTQVTDEEVAELMAAPTSDAPRRPASDAAVLRDAAIDAPAGVPPWEVLDDLVGDARFVLIGESSHGTHEFYSARAEITKWLIEQRGFTAVAAEADWPDAHRVDRYVRGHGNDRDADEALAGFERFPAWMWRNTVVRDFVEWMHAHNALCREAGVSESGFYGLDLYSLHRSMREVVRYLEKVDPRAARRAAARYSCFDQVSGDDAEAYGFAAAFGAGESCEREVVDQLVELQRGLLTATMSHGRGDDEQFDALRNAWSVRNAELYYRAMFAGRVHSWNLRDRHMAQTLEALATHLARPGEYARIHGEPRIVLWAHNSHVGDARATELGAEGQVTIGQLVRERHGDRCRTIGFSTSSGTVTAARAWGGPALRETVRDPLPSSLECLLRDTGRPEFLLRLDTAGTAAGVLDTPRIQRAIGVVYSPGTERQSHYFHARTARQFDALIHIDTTTALQPLASDSRGGRGGRGGRGTVPESYPSGL is encoded by the coding sequence ATGTCGGCACCGGAGACGGGAGCAACGCGGCCGGGCATCTTCCAGGACCGTCGCGAAGCGGGACGGGCACTGGCCCGGTTGCTGGAGCATTATCGCGGCGACCCCGACGTTGTGGTGCTGGGCTTGGCGCGGGGTGGTTTGCCGGTCGCGTGGGAGATCGCCGCCGCGCTGGGAGCGCCGATGGATGCGATGATCGTGCGCAAACTCGGTGCGCCCGACAACCCGGAATTCGCCATCGGCGCGCTGGCCTCCGACGGTCGTATCGTGCTCAACGACGATGTCGTACGCGCCCTGCGACTCTCCGCAGCTCAGGTTCGGGAAATAGCACGTGATGAGGCGGCGGAGCTGGCCCGGCGTGAGGCGGCCTACCGCAGCGGGCGGGGGCCGCTCGAGGTGGCCGGCCGCACAGTGATCCTCGTCGATGACGGGCTCGCGACCGGCGCGAGCATGTTCGCCGCCGTCGAGGCGATCCGCGACGCGGAACCGAAACAGATCGTCGTCGCCGTCGCCGCCGCACCCGAATCCACCTGCCGCGAACTCGGCGCCGCGGTCGACGAATTGGTCTGTGCGACCATGCCCTCACCGTTCCGGGCCGTCGGCGAATCGTATTGGGATTTCACCCAGGTCACCGACGAAGAAGTCGCGGAATTGATGGCCGCCCCCACGAGCGACGCACCCCGGCGCCCTGCTTCGGATGCGGCGGTACTGCGCGATGCGGCCATCGATGCCCCGGCCGGGGTACCGCCTTGGGAGGTACTCGATGATCTGGTCGGCGATGCCCGGTTCGTGCTCATCGGAGAGAGCTCGCACGGTACCCACGAGTTCTACTCGGCGCGCGCGGAGATCACCAAATGGCTCATCGAGCAGCGCGGGTTCACCGCGGTGGCGGCCGAAGCCGACTGGCCCGATGCCCACCGGGTCGACCGATATGTACGGGGGCACGGCAACGACCGCGATGCCGACGAGGCTTTGGCCGGCTTCGAACGCTTTCCGGCGTGGATGTGGCGCAACACAGTCGTCCGGGACTTCGTCGAATGGATGCATGCCCACAACGCCCTGTGCCGCGAAGCCGGCGTCTCCGAATCCGGGTTCTACGGACTCGATCTGTACAGCCTGCACCGTTCGATGCGCGAAGTGGTGCGCTACCTCGAGAAGGTCGACCCACGCGCGGCACGGCGGGCTGCGGCGCGCTACTCGTGCTTCGACCAGGTGAGCGGGGACGACGCCGAGGCCTACGGTTTCGCCGCGGCGTTCGGCGCCGGCGAGTCCTGCGAAAGAGAAGTCGTCGATCAACTGGTCGAACTGCAGCGCGGACTGCTCACCGCCACGATGTCACACGGCCGGGGTGACGACGAACAATTCGATGCCCTGCGCAACGCCTGGTCGGTCCGCAATGCCGAGCTCTACTATCGTGCGATGTTCGCGGGGCGGGTGCACTCGTGGAATCTCCGCGACCGGCATATGGCACAGACCTTGGAGGCCCTGGCCACCCACCTGGCACGACCGGGAGAATACGCTCGGATCCACGGCGAACCACGCATCGTGTTGTGGGCACACAACTCCCATGTCGGCGACGCGCGCGCCACCGAACTGGGCGCCGAAGGCCAGGTCACTATCGGCCAATTGGTCCGCGAACGGCACGGCGACCGATGCCGGACCATCGGTTTCAGTACCAGCTCGGGCACCGTCACCGCGGCCCGCGCCTGGGGTGGTCCCGCGCTGCGTGAAACCGTTCGTGACCCGCTGCCGTCCAGCCTCGAATGCCTGTTGCGCGATACCGGGAGGCCGGAGTTCCTGCTCCGGCTCGATACAGCCGGAACAGCCGCCGGAGTGCTCGACACGCCCCGGATACAGCGCGCCATCGGTGTCGTGTACAGCCCCGGCACCGAGCGACAGAGCCACTACTTCCACGCTCGCACGGCCCGGCAGTTCGATGCCCTCATCCATATCGACACCACGACCGCGCTGCAGCCACTGGCATCGGACAGCCGGGGCGGCCGGGGCGGCCGGGGCGGCCGGGGCACTGTACCGGAGAGTTACCCCAGTGGCCTGTGA
- a CDS encoding DUF1918 domain-containing protein, whose amino-acid sequence MRAQVGDWLIVEGRALGGSVRRGLIEEVHGTDGAPPYLVHWTDTGSRALTFPGPDARVVTSAELRAEEEIVTNHFSSKHYRTTRT is encoded by the coding sequence ATGCGAGCCCAGGTCGGGGATTGGCTGATCGTCGAAGGACGCGCACTCGGTGGCTCTGTTCGCCGCGGACTGATCGAAGAAGTCCACGGCACCGACGGCGCGCCGCCGTACCTCGTGCACTGGACCGATACCGGGAGCCGCGCACTCACGTTTCCCGGTCCCGACGCCCGCGTGGTGACGAGCGCGGAGTTACGCGCCGAGGAGGAGATCGTCACGAACCATTTCTCCTCGAAGCACTACCGGACGACGCGCACTTGA
- a CDS encoding flavodoxin domain-containing protein: MTPIRKVAVIYATEQGSTRDIAEFVAADLADRGAEVQLSEVGHAPGPADFDTVILGSAIHNMEFLPAAVDYIGRNRAELAATDVRLFGVGLGPALRGPVGRRIGRVVPKKIAALRDAIRAHDYRSFAGIYERRGASRKARTLYRLMGGGRYGDLRDWSAIQGWATGIGNSLGLPAASTHVIHP, translated from the coding sequence ATGACTCCGATCAGGAAGGTGGCGGTCATCTACGCCACGGAACAGGGATCCACCCGCGATATCGCCGAGTTCGTCGCCGCTGATCTGGCAGACCGTGGCGCCGAGGTGCAATTGAGTGAGGTCGGCCATGCACCTGGCCCCGCGGACTTCGACACCGTGATCCTCGGCAGCGCTATCCACAATATGGAATTCCTGCCTGCGGCCGTGGACTATATCGGCCGTAATCGCGCGGAGCTCGCCGCAACCGATGTCCGCCTTTTCGGTGTCGGGCTCGGCCCGGCGTTACGCGGCCCGGTCGGACGGCGCATCGGGCGGGTCGTCCCCAAGAAGATCGCAGCCCTGCGTGATGCGATACGCGCCCATGACTACCGTTCATTCGCCGGGATCTATGAGCGTCGTGGCGCATCCCGGAAGGCACGTACGCTCTACCGTCTCATGGGCGGTGGCCGCTACGGCGATCTACGGGACTGGTCCGCCATCCAAGGATGGGCCACCGGAATCGGTAACTCGCTGGGCCTGCCCGCGGCAAGCACACACGTTATCCATCCCTGA
- a CDS encoding dihydrolipoamide acetyltransferase family protein gives MTEFRMPSLGADMVEGTLLHWYVRPGQVVHIGDVVAEVDTTKAAIEVESFDDGILAAILVPEGATVPVGTPLATIEPAAGSVGAPPSAERTDGEPAPEDTPADSHRDAATTPAADHTGPAPLPPHTAEAISGGREISPPGGGGTGEKPGHDLHATPLIRKLAEEAGIDIDTVHGSGPAGRVVRADINRIKSAGSSNVPSPETERRTAHPASTVSTVPSDKAVQGTPKTYTGRASGYARRLATAANIELSGVQGSGPDDAVRALDLPTDVSERQPAPDGVRPPPPQNVPGDNVTAETPRRSPATARQMIAAAMTRSKRTVPHYYLSSTVDMDAAMRRLRTVNEQAPVTERIVSSALLLCAAARAARAVPELNGFWLDEEFRPAPDVHVGMVVSLREGGILVPTISDADHLSATAMMQAVRDAVARTRAGRLRSRDTVQATITATSLGDLGADAVFGVIPVPQVAIVGFGAVTEKPCAVAGMVGVRPQVTATLSADHRASDGAVGARFLRCLADHLQHPEELCP, from the coding sequence ATGACCGAATTCAGAATGCCGTCACTGGGCGCCGATATGGTCGAGGGCACCCTGCTGCACTGGTATGTGCGGCCCGGACAGGTCGTGCATATCGGAGATGTGGTCGCCGAGGTCGATACCACGAAGGCCGCGATCGAGGTGGAGAGCTTCGATGACGGTATCCTCGCAGCGATTCTGGTGCCGGAAGGGGCCACGGTTCCGGTAGGAACTCCATTGGCAACCATCGAACCCGCCGCAGGGTCGGTCGGCGCCCCGCCGTCTGCCGAACGTACGGACGGTGAACCCGCGCCGGAAGACACCCCGGCAGATAGCCACCGGGATGCAGCCACCACACCGGCAGCCGACCACACCGGCCCTGCCCCGTTGCCGCCGCACACCGCTGAGGCGATATCCGGTGGCCGTGAGATCTCACCGCCGGGCGGTGGCGGGACCGGTGAGAAGCCCGGGCACGACCTACATGCCACTCCACTGATCAGGAAACTGGCCGAGGAAGCCGGAATAGATATCGACACCGTCCACGGCTCCGGTCCCGCGGGCCGCGTCGTGCGCGCGGATATCAACCGCATAAAATCCGCCGGAAGCTCGAATGTACCGAGCCCGGAAACCGAGAGAAGAACAGCTCATCCTGCCTCCACGGTGAGCACAGTCCCCAGCGACAAAGCTGTCCAGGGCACACCGAAGACGTATACGGGCCGCGCGTCGGGGTACGCCCGTCGCCTGGCCACCGCAGCAAATATCGAGTTGAGCGGTGTGCAGGGCTCGGGCCCCGATGACGCGGTACGCGCACTAGACCTCCCTACCGACGTATCCGAGCGGCAACCCGCACCCGACGGTGTCCGCCCACCCCCACCGCAGAACGTACCGGGAGACAACGTGACCGCGGAAACCCCCCGGCGCTCCCCCGCCACTGCCCGCCAGATGATAGCGGCGGCGATGACCCGGTCCAAACGCACTGTGCCCCACTACTATCTGTCGAGCACTGTCGATATGGACGCCGCGATGCGGAGGTTGCGGACAGTCAACGAGCAGGCACCGGTGACGGAGCGCATCGTGTCGTCGGCGCTGCTGCTGTGCGCCGCGGCCCGGGCGGCGCGCGCGGTACCCGAACTCAACGGCTTCTGGCTCGACGAAGAATTCCGCCCCGCACCCGATGTGCACGTGGGCATGGTGGTGTCGCTGCGCGAGGGCGGCATCCTGGTGCCGACCATTTCCGACGCCGATCACCTGTCCGCGACCGCGATGATGCAGGCCGTGCGCGACGCGGTAGCGCGGACCCGTGCCGGCCGACTGCGCTCCCGCGACACCGTACAGGCCACCATCACCGCGACCAGCCTGGGCGATCTGGGCGCGGATGCGGTGTTCGGCGTGATCCCGGTCCCGCAGGTCGCGATAGTCGGATTCGGTGCCGTCACCGAAAAGCCTTGCGCGGTCGCCGGAATGGTGGGCGTCCGCCCACAGGTCACCGCCACGCTGTCCGCCGACCACCGGGCCAGTGACGGGGCCGTAGGGGCTCGTTTTCTACGGTGCCTCGCCGATCACCTACAGCATCCGGAGGAGTTGTGCCCATGA
- a CDS encoding DUF2267 domain-containing protein: MAHRNDPLAAGVHTAHAWLNAVADELDTEDRQFAFRALRAWMHTVRDRIGVSNSAHLSAQLPELLRGVWYEGWVPARVPVRHSVAAFIDQFAEQARIERGEVVPIAGKITRALERLFAPGQLTRIFAVLPGPLGIALWGDFLGDHETAHASPRAHAQRYAPDRNHDLAQQLRVLGEAVAVLARGLEQLPALPPDERRVAAAAQSAHRILLAEGLVDQPATEVG, from the coding sequence ATGGCGCACCGTAATGATCCGCTTGCCGCAGGAGTTCACACGGCACACGCCTGGCTCAACGCTGTCGCCGACGAACTGGACACCGAGGACCGGCAATTCGCCTTCCGTGCGCTGCGCGCGTGGATGCATACCGTCCGCGACCGGATCGGGGTGTCCAACTCTGCCCATCTGAGCGCGCAACTGCCCGAACTTCTTCGTGGCGTGTGGTACGAGGGCTGGGTGCCCGCCAGAGTGCCGGTCCGGCACAGTGTCGCCGCGTTCATCGATCAATTCGCCGAACAAGCGCGCATCGAGCGCGGCGAGGTCGTACCGATCGCCGGGAAGATCACCCGAGCACTGGAGCGACTCTTCGCGCCCGGCCAGCTGACCCGGATCTTCGCGGTGCTGCCCGGCCCCCTCGGCATCGCCCTGTGGGGTGATTTCCTCGGCGACCACGAGACTGCGCACGCCTCACCTCGAGCGCATGCCCAGCGATACGCACCCGACCGGAACCACGATCTCGCCCAGCAGCTCCGAGTCCTTGGCGAGGCGGTAGCGGTGTTGGCCCGTGGACTCGAGCAGCTGCCAGCACTGCCCCCGGACGAGCGACGGGTTGCCGCGGCGGCACAGTCGGCGCACCGCATCCTGTTGGCCGAGGGGCTGGTCGATCAGCCCGCCACGGAAGTGGGCTGA